The stretch of DNA AGCCACGCTTTGTGTTCAAAAGACCTACTCTCTATGTTACGTGTGCAGCTACTCGAACCGAGCTCTTCAGACCTCTTTCCTGCAGCCAGGCTCCCATTTTGATCATATCAAGGCtgtctgtttttaatttaaccCTTCCTTTTTAAGTGGATTTTTCTTGAAAGGCATGAAAAGGCTGGGCTTCCAAGCTACCTTACCTCTTCAAGAGCCGCAGGAAGGTAAGTGCACGTATTTTTAAACTGCACCAAATTTATCCCTAATGCAGCACACTGAAATAAAGCTACTAACATCAATATAGCTGCACTGACCTTTTAAATGACCCTCTACGTTTTAACTCaaataaatttctgttttcctaggCAAAAAATTTCCCCATAATACCTCTAAATGATCTTAAGTGTGCAAGTAATGATGCCCAGTGTTTATGTAAGCAAAGTGTATGTGTATTATGTTATTAAATCATAAATGGaagatgtgtgtgtatatggGGGATACGCATGCATCGCTACCAGCAAAGTTTATAAAGCTCTTCAAGCCTGTAGAAATCATTTTATGTTATTGAAGAAACAATGAACAAACTCCACGGTGGTGTGGCTACCTGGGGTCACAGATGTGTGGCTCTGGAGAAGCTCCGAATCATTTTGGGTTGCAGGCTGAGATGTTACACAGTCCCACAAGGCATACGGGGAAGGATGCAAGAGCACAGCATCCAAACACAGCTCTGGTCCCCCTTCCATCTCACTCTCTCTCCCAGATGTATCCCTAAGCCCAACAAAACCTCAGCATTAACACAGGTTTGGGGCAATTTCTGCCAAATCTGGGGAAAAGCTGTGGGACCACCTTAACAGGAGACCCCACTCCATTGAGAGAAGGCCACAGAGGGTCTCTTTGGAGACTTGACTCAGCTGTGAATTTAATAGTAAATAGAATTGTGTGTATGCAAAAACACATAAGAATATCTGCTTGTGCACGTATGTCTGGCCAGACAGACAAAAAGGTTAATGTGTGATCTGGGGACTGGTCTTTGGGGAGAGTGAGAGTACAGCTGGGACTGGGAGTCTTTGGGGGTCCTGGCATGAAATTCATGCTGATAGGTcccaaaactggaaaaataggTGAGAGATTTGTAAGGAAAGGAGAGCACCCTGCCAACACTGCCTGCCAAAGGTTGGAAGCACCTGGCACCCCTTCCTGTCACAAAAAGCCATTGAATGTTAAACTTTAATAATCCCTGGGTGTGAGGAGTGCGGTGCAGAGGTCCCCCTGGGGTCTACCTTCCCTTCGGGGGACCTCCACAAATAGGGGGTTATCACTTCTGGCTGTTGTTACCTTTGAATTAGCACCAGGGAGAGGCTGCTGTGCCTGAAGTGCCACCGCCTGGTTTGGGGcgagttttgctgctgttgctgccagTTAACACCAAGAGAGCAGCCCCATTCCCCCCCGTACCCTAAATAAAGGGGGGCGCGGAAAAGCAGCCGCTCTCGATAGGGCTGTCAGGCTTTTGCCTGAGTCCTAAAGCTGTCACCCAATCTGGCTGGAGTAACACGTCTTTAATCTTTCAGATctgctttaaatatatatatctacacaCCCCACTGGTGAGTAAAACCCCAGCCCTCCCTGAGAAGCAATCTCAGCTGATGAAATGGCCAGTCAAGCGGCTTACACGCCCCTGGCTGCGCTCCCTCCTGTTACAAGTTGGGAATTAGACCCGTTTCATCACTGTTAATTCATTTGCTTACTCATTTGCTCCTCAGAGAAAGTTATTAGCCTGTTGTATTTTTAACCCCCCCGGGCAAAATCCCGGGCTGATGCTGAAATGGGCGTTTCAGGAGGGGACGCTACAAGGGATTTACTTTattgtctatttttttcctggagagaAAGATGCTCCCGTGGGTTTTCCCGGTGAGACGGGGAGCTCGCTGGTCCCCCCCTGAGTTCTGGCCAAGCAGAACTGATGAAGGAGACacgtatttattttaaaagctattttaaaggCATTATAACTAGTTGGGGGGGCTGCCCGTGCCCTCGCCCACGCGTGATCGTGCCCGGTGACGAATAGACGGGACCGCTGGAAAACTCGTCCGCGCCGAGTTCCAGATTCATTAAAATCGGACGATTGCCATTTCTATTCTTTCAGAGGCTTTTCCTCGTCTATTTACCATTTACCAGCTCATCCATATGGAAGACATGGCTTATACTTCCCTGAGAACTGTACTTTTAGGACTAATTGATTCTGGTAATTAATTTGTTCTACCTGCTGGATCAGATGGAAATGCTGTCCGTGTGCCCAAGGATTAGCACTTgcctttctaacatctttcttaattatcTAATAGCATGGGTTGTGCGAATTCTGGCTCTATTAGAACACTTTTACTATTAACGGTAGTGATTGGAATTGTGATGACAACTCGATTTCAACAAATTAGAGCTTAAAATCAGGAGATGAAGAAGAAGTGCCTTCTTTTAATTTCCCTGAGTTTAACATCAATAATTAGAGCAATTTTCTGAGATGCGAACCGAAATTATCTCGGCTCTGATGTAGTATATCACCCTCATTTTAGCAAATTGACTCCGGGGAAATGAATGTTACAGattaggggaagaaaaaaaagaaagacaaacagaGGAAAGaccaaatataaaaaaaaagagagagaagcgTTAGCACAACACTGAGCGGGGAATGGATGGGAACAAAACCCCAACGGGGCGATAACCTGAGTGCAAAGACACAAGTTGGGAGCGGAGCGTGGGACAGGTCGGGAAAGCGCCACTagttgttcttccttttttaagaaaataaagggaaaaaccCTCATGTTTGGGAAAACTCCCCAACACCAGCGCTGGGACCGGGGCTGAGACGACCGCGCTGCCCGGGGCGGTGCGTCCGCGCTGCGCGTTGCGCGGGGGCGGCTGCGCGGCACCGGATCCCCCCAGCGCCCCTCCGCAGCCTCTCCGCGCCCCCTCCGCACCGCGGCGGTGGTTTGGGGGGCCCGGCGGGCCCGTCCCCCCGCCCGCACGATCGCTATTGGCTCGCTGGAGAACCCCCTTCCCACCTCAAAGGCGCGCATCTCCCCGCGCAGCTCAAGCCCACCCGCCTCGCATCCCCCTCGGCTCCTTCAGTTTATTTCTTGCCTGGGGGGAAATGTTTGTttaattattgttgttatttctttttgctccggagtttgtttgtttgtttgtttaattgttATATATTAATTTGTTatcatcattatttttatttattatcttcGGCCCCGGGAGGTGCAGCCGGCCACCCTCTCTCCTCCATCAGCCAGCGCTCAGCCCGGCTCGCTGCTTTCCCCGCTGCCCGAGGTGGGGACAACCGAAATGAACCTCAACTTCACCTCGCCTGTGCACCCCGTCTCGGCACCCAGGCCCACCTCCTTCTTCATCGAGGATATTCTGCTGCACAAGCCCAAACCCTTGCGGGAGGTGCCCCCCGAGCACTTTCCGGGCTCCTTGGCCTCCCGCGTTCCCCTCTTGGACTATGGGTACCCCCTGATGCCAACCCCGACCCTCCTGGCGCCCCACCCgcaccctgctctgcacaagCCGGAGCATCACCACCATCCCTACTTCCTCACCACCTCGGGTAAGTGCAGCCCTTCGCAGGAGGAACCTGCGGAGTTTGTGGCCAGGTGACACCGAGGTGGGGACTCGGGTGGGGACAAGAGTCCGCAGCCGCGGACGGGACAAATAGAGGTGAACGACAAGTCCTTTTGGGGCAGCGGGGCACCTTTCCGCATCTTCCATCGAAATGGGGGCTGCATCCCTCGCCAGCCGCTCCCGGAGCTCCCTACACCGCGGGGCTTCGTTCTCGGGAACAGGTGCTGCAGCTTGTCGTTCACTCGATTGCATTTCCAGGGTTTCCCtctctttgcctttattttattattattactattggTTTTGGACCGGTAACATTCCTTGTCCCTTTGCGTTGTCCTGCCTTTTTCCGCGTCCTTTTCGTTGTGGTTTAATTGTCAGGAGGGTGAAAGTTTTTCTGCCAGCCTCAGCGGCGGTGGAAAAACTGCGGGCTCTGCCCAGGCTACCTTTGCCTTGCTGGGGTGGGTTCAGCTTTGCAAACCTCTGTGTTTCCAGAACAGCAAgacacccccccagccccaacCCCAAACCAGTTAGACTACCTCAAAAACGAAATAAacgaaaaaagtaataataaaaacaaaagaggcGGAGGGACAGCCCACCCGGGGGCTGCAGAGGGCAGGAGCCCACGGGCAGCCCGGGTCTCTGCCGTGTGTCCCCCCAGGAGTGCCGGTGCCAGCCCTGTTCCAGCACCACGCTCACGCCGAGCTGCCCGGGAAGCATTGTCGCCGCCGCAAAGCCCGCACCGTTTTCTCCGACTCGCAGCTCTCCGGCCTGGAGAAGAGGTTTGAGATCCAGCGCTACCTCTCCACGCCCGAACGGGTGGAGCTGGCCACGGCCCTCAGCCTCTCCGAGACACAGGTACCGGGGCGCCGGGACCGGCCCGCCTGGGAGCGGGGCTGGCACCCGTCCCCTCCCCTTGCCCCACGCAGCATCCCCACCTTcgctttttaattttctttattattattattattattattattattattattattattattattattattattttccttccctgctgtccccaggtgaAAACCTGGTTCCAGAACCGGCGGATGAAGCACAAAAAGCAGCTGCGGAAAACCCAGGACGACCCCAAGCACCCGGGCGGCGAGGAGAGCCGGGAGCAGAGCTCCCCCGAGCCCGAACTGCCCGAGGCGGCCGGTACCGAGCCCCGCAagggcccccccggccccttCCTGCTCCAGGACCCCGAGGACGAGGTGGACATCCTGGAGGAGGGGGATCTCTGCCCCCACCGCCTCTAGAACCACCGGGGCCCGGCCCCGGCTCGCCTGCCCCTCCGGGGCGGTTTTGCCCCGGCCCCGCAAGTCGCCCCTACAGCCCAGCCTTGAGTAATGCCGGAGCCCAAAGGGAAGGGGGGCACGGTTTTGGAAGGAGGTGTTGATGTGgggagagccccctccccggcgGCCGGGCCCAGGGCGAAGGAAGCGACAGTGTTTCCCCGCCGGCATCACCCCAAGCCTGAGCTTTGCTTGCAAATCTGATGGGGGAGAGCAAAACAAGGCGCGTTTCCTTTAAGTTTCCCCTTCCCTTCGAAATACCGGACTTTTCTCACTCCCCCGAACTTTCCTCGATTTTACAATAAATGTTTGCGGGTGCCAGCGTGTTGTGGTTACTGAGAGCGGCAGGCAGGGCACGCCGAGCCCGTTAAACTCGCTGTTAAACTCGCTGTTTCCCTCCGTAGTGCGGTAGGTCGGGTTTAATCCCGGGCTGAGCTTCCAGGACGCGcataaactaaaagaaaaaaataaatcaatgtaGAAACGTCCTCCAAAGAAACAGGTAAGAGCAAAAGTACCCTTTATTTAATTCCGTTATGGTGAAGGGAAGGGGGAGCAGCACGAACAATTCGATCCTGCTGGGAGCAAAGGCAATCCCAGCTAGCAAAGAGATTTTCTACAGCTTGGAGAACACCTGCGTGGGCAGCGTGATTCCTTCGCGGCTTCCAGGTGTGAATCACCTTCCggatgcttttcttttccaagaaCCCCAGAGCTGGCCCCGCGTTTGGTTCCTGTTCCCGTCCGCATCTGAGCTTCGTATCGCAGCCAAACGAGCAGTCACCGGCCGTGCTCGCTTTGCCTTTATCTTCCTGACGGCGAAATGGTTTTAATTTCCAGGTAAATtgagatttttaaatgtattcatgtttttgtgtttgcaaACGCACTGGGAGCGCGGCAGAGGCGCCGTGTCTCCAGGGGAGGGCTGAGCTTTCCTCGGTAcaagcctggaggagactgtgCTTGCTCCCATGTTGTCTGTGCAGCCCCCGCTGCACCAGCAACCCGCTGGCATGTCGGCGTTTCGTTAGgttatttactttatttcttctttaattttctttttgaacagAAAGTTAATTTGTTTATCCGGTGTCGTTAGCACTTTGAGTGCGGTTTGGATGATGGGACATGTGATTTTGCGAGGGAAAATGTGTCCCCTGGTTAATATGTAAAATACAGACGATTGAAATGTGtctttgcttcctttttgtGAATTTCTCTTGATGCTTTTTACACGTAAAATAATAAAGATCGCATGTCGGAGGGGGAAAACACCCAACAATCTGTCCACAAAATGTCTTTTATGCTGTGTTTATAAATACTTCCAGGACAATAATTTTCATCAATAAATTGTGCTGCAATGCCCCTCGCCTCCCCAAGGATTGTAATCCAGAAGGTAAACCCAACCGGTGGTCTCCTAAAGCCTCGCCGGTCGTTTCTCGTTGCCATGTCACTGGCTGGAAACGCTTCTCCAGCCCTGTGACTCTTCCCTGCTCTCAACACCCACCCAGCTGCGGGCAGGGAGCTGATGGAAACTGTCTTGGAAACCTTGCCGTTTGatgctgaaacagaagaaaaatccctTTAGTTTAATAAGAGAGTATATTAATATCAAGTATAAAGgtgtaataatttttaaaaattgcaccTGAATGAAAAGGGATATTAGAAATCTTGTGTCTTTACTTTAATGAGTGATACATTTTACTTGTGCAAAGTGTTGTATGCTCTCTCTTATTACTGAAGACAAAGGTGTGTGAAAATACTTCAGGCTGGGAAGAACACAAAGAGGCAGGAGAAAGTAAAAGCAGAAGATTAAGATGTACAAGCAGCAGAAGTTTTGGGCACACACATGCAAAAGCaactttttcctcctctgtgcaAGAAAACGGTGGTGTCAGCCCTCCCAATACAGATGGAGGGGTGCAATGGGGTGCTGCGTAACCAAGTCACCGCTGCACCAAACAGCCCGAAAGTTGGTGCTTGTCTCTGTTGCAGTGCAGGGCCTGGGGCATTCGCGCACCCGTGGGCTGGGGTTATTTATGGTCTGATAGTGGTTCTGGAGGAGGGAAGGATCCTGGGGTGCAGGTGCAGGCTCTGCAGCGCAGCATCTTTGCTGTGCCACAACCCAGACAGCGCTGCAGATGATGGAAAGTGTGGTGGGGGCAGCTCAAACCCACAGGTATCCTCGCTCAGGACATGCCAGGTCCTTGAGGAAGGGGCAGAATGTGAACCAAGTAACACACGAGTCTCTGCTGCCCCTCCCCTGCCGCTACAGGAACTGTATTCTTCATGAAGTATTTATGccaattaataaaataaaccccACAAACACCCACCTATCTCCACCTCTCTGCGGTGCTAGGCGCCTTGGCTAACATTTAAAATGGCAATCACATTTAAAACCAAAGTCACTGCTCGTTAGCAGCCTCAGCACCAACACTGCAGTGCTgacactgcagggctgtgcacCCAGGCTCTGGTAACAGGAAGAGGCTTTGGGAATGGGCTGAATCCCCCAGAAAATTTGGGGCAAAACCGCCTGAGATtgagacagaggaaggaaataGTCACTGCCTGAGACATCCCCTCCTTCACCAGCCAGCTCCTTCCCGGCTGGATGCTT from Columba livia isolate bColLiv1 breed racing homer chromosome 24, bColLiv1.pat.W.v2, whole genome shotgun sequence encodes:
- the BSX gene encoding brain-specific homeobox protein homolog, with protein sequence MNLNFTSPVHPVSAPRPTSFFIEDILLHKPKPLREVPPEHFPGSLASRVPLLDYGYPLMPTPTLLAPHPHPALHKPEHHHHPYFLTTSGVPVPALFQHHAHAELPGKHCRRRKARTVFSDSQLSGLEKRFEIQRYLSTPERVELATALSLSETQVKTWFQNRRMKHKKQLRKTQDDPKHPGGEESREQSSPEPELPEAAGTEPRKGPPGPFLLQDPEDEVDILEEGDLCPHRL